A genomic segment from Truepera sp. encodes:
- a CDS encoding prenyltransferase: MANRSKDEVLAYLARAEVGAVGTSNLGAPRLRMMHFAADEAFNIYLTSMKGDPKITQWLNVPQTALLIHQGATFMEMEECEVIGRAEIVADAGRERAVELLRHRSPIVAQMERQGALDRLEFIRVRPHSVKYRFVPEILQGQPPTVFEFRENQERSSAWDDLLAKARAYRTAIRPLSLTASLVSVLLGGALALSAMGALDLGLFALTLIAALLVQVGTNMINDWKDAERDGENRAALRPFSGGSRVIQLGLVSRAEMGFWGLALSLVAAVIGVYLLVVSGWGLLPLILYGLAAGVFYTAAEGRFSFINLAPGVGEALIATTYGVGITLGTYFVQTGAYSWQALLLSLPVALLVTNVLLINSFGDAESDSKTRKRTLVVRLGTRRAKNVLLVVFALAYALVAVLPLLGLAPFAVYVTFLSLPFAVQAARYAQRYHDASAVDLAPSNGHTALTHLFAGLLMVFALLLEPLGLMLPLLFLAAALGLVAWVWRYIERQRRVMNEFRSAFRSG, translated from the coding sequence ATGGCGAACCGTTCGAAGGACGAGGTGCTCGCGTACCTGGCCCGGGCCGAGGTTGGGGCGGTCGGCACGTCCAACCTTGGGGCGCCGAGGCTGCGCATGATGCACTTCGCGGCAGACGAAGCTTTCAACATCTACCTGACGAGCATGAAGGGTGACCCCAAGATCACCCAGTGGCTCAACGTGCCGCAGACGGCCCTGCTCATCCATCAGGGCGCGACCTTCATGGAGATGGAGGAGTGTGAGGTCATCGGCCGCGCCGAGATCGTCGCCGACGCTGGGCGCGAGCGGGCGGTGGAGCTGTTGCGCCATCGCTCGCCGATCGTGGCGCAGATGGAGCGGCAGGGCGCCCTCGACCGCTTGGAGTTCATCCGGGTGAGGCCTCATAGCGTGAAGTACCGCTTCGTCCCCGAGATCCTGCAGGGGCAGCCGCCTACGGTTTTCGAGTTCCGCGAGAATCAGGAGCGCTCCAGCGCCTGGGACGACCTGTTGGCGAAGGCCCGGGCGTACCGTACGGCTATCAGGCCGCTGTCGTTGACGGCGTCGCTCGTGTCGGTGCTGCTGGGCGGGGCGCTGGCCCTATCCGCCATGGGCGCTCTCGACTTAGGACTGTTCGCCCTCACCCTGATCGCCGCCTTACTCGTGCAGGTCGGAACCAACATGATCAACGACTGGAAGGACGCCGAGCGCGACGGCGAGAACCGCGCGGCGCTCAGGCCGTTCAGCGGCGGCTCCCGCGTCATCCAGCTAGGGCTGGTGTCGCGCGCCGAGATGGGCTTCTGGGGGCTGGCCCTGAGCCTGGTGGCTGCCGTCATCGGCGTCTACCTGCTGGTGGTGAGCGGCTGGGGACTGCTGCCGTTGATCCTGTACGGCTTGGCAGCGGGCGTCTTCTACACCGCGGCCGAGGGTAGGTTCTCGTTCATCAACCTGGCACCGGGCGTCGGGGAGGCGCTCATCGCCACCACTTACGGGGTGGGGATCACGCTCGGAACGTACTTCGTGCAAACCGGCGCCTACTCCTGGCAGGCGCTGCTCCTGTCTTTGCCCGTGGCGCTGCTGGTCACGAACGTCCTGCTCATCAACTCGTTCGGCGACGCCGAGTCCGACTCCAAGACGCGCAAGCGGACCCTGGTGGTGCGCCTCGGCACGCGCCGCGCCAAAAACGTGCTGCTGGTGGTTTTCGCGCTCGCGTACGCCTTGGTGGCGGTCCTACCGCTGCTGGGCTTGGCGCCATTCGCCGTCTACGTCACGTTCCTCTCGCTGCCGTTCGCGGTGCAGGCGGCGCGTTACGCGCAGCGCTACCACGACGCCAGCGCCGTCGACCTGGCGCCCAGCAACGGCCACACGGCGCTAACGCACCTGTTCGCGGGACTCCTGATGGTCTTCGCGCTGCTGCTGGAGCCGCTCGGCCTGATGCTGCCCCTGCTGTTCCTCGCCGCGGCATTAGGGCTGGTGGCGTGGGTGTGGCGCTACATCGAGCGGCAGCGGCGGGTGATGAACGAGTTCCGGTCGGCGTTCAGGTCTGGTTGA
- a CDS encoding aldo/keto reductase, whose translation MRTRTIGSLTVPVVGLGTDNFGGRLDLAGARDVVSAAIDAGATFIDTADAYGATKSEEFIGEALRSKRDKVILTTKFGVANEHAGLEGGAHPDYVRKSLDASLRRLRTDYVDLYQLHYPDENVPIADTLGALREQIDAGKVREVGCSNFSAAQLREANSVASEQNLPRFVSVQNMYNLLRREAERDVLPTSRRLGIAFVPYYPLFSGILTGKYRKGRPLPAGTRVTGNAVWQPKLTEDVLGAVERLAGYAESHGRELLDLAFAWLLADPAIPSVIAGAMTPAQVERNVRAADWELTPSQRREVDQLLTDSGFTPEHPPSLET comes from the coding sequence ATGCGAACGCGGACCATTGGCTCCCTCACCGTCCCCGTGGTCGGGCTCGGCACCGACAACTTCGGTGGCCGCCTGGACCTCGCCGGGGCTCGCGACGTCGTGAGCGCCGCCATCGACGCGGGAGCCACCTTCATCGACACCGCCGACGCTTACGGCGCAACGAAGAGCGAGGAGTTCATTGGTGAAGCCCTCAGGAGCAAGCGTGACAAGGTGATCCTCACCACCAAGTTCGGCGTCGCCAACGAGCACGCCGGCCTGGAGGGTGGCGCGCACCCCGATTACGTCAGGAAGTCCTTGGACGCGAGCCTGAGGCGCCTGCGAACCGACTACGTCGACCTGTACCAGCTCCATTACCCCGACGAGAACGTGCCGATCGCCGACACCCTCGGCGCCCTGCGGGAGCAGATCGACGCCGGCAAGGTGCGCGAGGTCGGCTGCTCGAACTTCAGCGCCGCGCAACTGCGCGAAGCGAACAGCGTAGCGAGCGAGCAGAACCTGCCCCGCTTCGTGAGCGTGCAGAACATGTACAACCTGCTCAGGCGCGAAGCGGAGAGGGACGTCTTGCCCACCAGCCGCCGCCTCGGCATCGCGTTCGTGCCGTACTACCCGCTGTTCAGCGGCATCCTCACCGGCAAGTACCGCAAGGGCCGGCCCCTGCCCGCCGGCACCCGTGTTACCGGCAACGCAGTGTGGCAGCCCAAGCTGACGGAGGACGTGCTGGGCGCCGTGGAGAGGCTCGCCGGCTACGCGGAAAGCCACGGCCGTGAGCTCCTCGACCTGGCGTTCGCCTGGCTCCTCGCCGACCCCGCCATCCCCAGCGTGATCGCCGGCGCCATGACGCCGGCGCAGGTCGAGCGCAACGTGCGCGCCGCCGACTGGGAACTCACCCCAAGCCAGAGAAGAGAAGTCGACCAACTGCTGACCGATAGCGGGTTCACACCGGAGCACCCGCCCAGCCTGGAGACCTGA
- a CDS encoding antitoxin Xre-like helix-turn-helix domain-containing protein has product MNDQTGRKELDVATWVPAAPKAPDGSSSFVHTAVFGQELGSEAAFELIDAGLERRILDNFLKLFPQADDAVGRVLSLSERSLARRRGHGRLTPTESDRLYRLIELFDQASSVALRVPSAVMRGQRNVLLDPEHPGWRRVSISDPEPFLFDSRLLG; this is encoded by the coding sequence ATGAACGACCAGACTGGCAGAAAGGAGCTCGACGTGGCTACCTGGGTCCCCGCAGCACCCAAAGCGCCTGATGGCTCTTCGAGCTTCGTTCACACGGCAGTATTCGGACAGGAGTTGGGCTCCGAAGCCGCCTTCGAGTTGATCGACGCTGGACTGGAGAGGAGGATTCTGGACAACTTCCTGAAACTGTTCCCACAAGCGGATGACGCGGTGGGCCGGGTCTTGAGTTTGAGCGAACGCTCGCTGGCGCGGCGGCGCGGCCACGGCAGGCTCACGCCTACCGAGAGCGACCGCCTTTACCGTCTGATCGAGTTGTTCGATCAAGCCAGCAGCGTGGCGCTGAGGGTTCCGAGTGCTGTGATGCGCGGCCAGAGGAACGTTCTCCTCGATCCGGAACACCCCGGGTGGCGCAGAGTGAGCATCTCGGATCCCGAGCCGTTCTTGTTCGACTCACGCCTGCTTGGTTGA